A region of the Mesoterricola sediminis genome:
GTCTTCCATGACGGTCCGGCCTTCATCCAGCGGGTCGCCCAGCTGACCCAGGTCATGGCCCAGTACAGCCAGATCGTGAAGACCGGCGGGCAGCAGCTGATGGCCTTCAAGGCCGCCTACATGGGCCTGAAGGACTGGCGCAACTACGGCTGGGTGGACGTGCTGCGCCTGGCCGACAGTCCCTGGTTCGACGGCATCGAGGGCATCGATGACATCCGCCAGTGCACGGACCTCACCGTCATGAGCGCCGAGCAGGCCCAGCACCTCTGGGACACGACCGCCTTCTACAACCAGATGCTGCTCAACCCGCGCTACGCCAACGACCCCTGGTTCCGGGCCAAGATCAACTCCTTGCTCCGCCAGTCCAAGCGCGCCGGGGCCGTGAAGGCCAGCATCCTGCGCCAGTACAAGGCCCAGAACAAGGACCTGATCGAGGACGTGAAGAAGATCAAGCGGATCAAGCACGACATCCAGGTGATCAACCAGACCTCCCCCGTGGATGCCGTCAAGGTCGCCAGCCTCCAGGCCGAACTCGCCGCAACCGAGGCCAAGTTCCAGGGCAACACCCTGATCCTCAAGAACCAGCAGGCGATCATGTTCCTCATGGGCGAGAACGACGCCCAGGCCGCCTACGCCGACACCATCGACCGCGGCTGGATCCGGAACAACTCCCGGGGCCTGAAGGCCCTGGGCGCCAGCCTGTCCCGGAGGCGCTGACCGATGCTCGCCCTCGCCGCCCCCCAGACCTTTTTCATGGACAAGCTGGTCAACGACGTGCTGGACGTCGGCGCCGTTTTCTTCGAGAAGGAGATCACCTGGATCGCCCTCGCCATCCTCGGGTTCTGCCTCTTCTTCCACCTGGTGGCTGGAGCCGGGGAACTGGCCGAGGAACCCCGGAACTGCCGGTTCTTCAAGGCCCGGTGGTGGATGCGCATCGCATTCTGCCTGGCCCTGCTGGCCAGCTACCGGGTCACCTTCGAGGGCTTCGCCCGGTCGGCCATGCCAACCTTCATGTCCAGCTTCGCCGGCTCCTGGTACGAAATCTGGAGCGGCCAGCTCGACGCCAAGGACGAGCTGGAGAAGATGCACCACGACAACCAGGACGTGAAGAAGGCCGAGGTCACCACCACCCGCCAGGGCGAGCAGGACCAGGCCTGGTGGAGCAAGGCCATGGCCTGGTCCGTGGACGCACTGGTGACGGCCCTGGGCATCGCCCTTTCCAGCCTGGCCGGCATGTTCATCACCGTGCTGATCCTCATCCAGGGCTTCTGGGTGTTGGGCATCAACACCGTGCTCCTGGGCATCGGCCCCCTGTGCATCGCCTTCCTGGCCCACGAGGCCACGGAAGGGATCTTCTGGGCCTGGGCCAAGGCCTGGCTGGTCTACGGCCTCCTCTACCTGCCCATGCTGGGCCTGGGCGCCAAGATGGCCGGGGTCGTGTTCAAGGGCATCACCTCGATGGTGGCGGGATCGGACGTGGTGTTCGGCGACGGTTCGGACATCGCGATGCACTTCATCTACGCCCTGCTGGGGCCCCTGTGCGCCCTGGCGGTGGTCCAGGCCATTCCCAGCTTCCTGAGCCACCTCCTGGTGGCCGCCGTCTCTGGGCATGGCTCTGAGGTCGTCCCGGCGGCCCTGGCGGCCTCTGCCTCCGCGGCCACGAGGCCCGAGGCCGGCAGCCTGGGATCGGCAGGCATGGCGCCGGCCATCGCCAGCGGCGGGACCACGATGCGCTTCGAGGCGACCAGGTCCGCCAGCCCGATCGCCACGGCGGAGGCCCTGGGCACCCAGCCTGGCCCCGCTGACCCAGCTTGACCCGAGGGACCATGACCGACGCGCGCGACCTCTCCCCAACCCCGAAGACCCCGGCCCCCGGCGGCGACGACGCCTTCATCCTGGCCTGGGGGCGCCAGAACGCGGCCCTTGCCATATACCGCTGGCTGCTCCTGCTGCTCATGCTGGTCACCCTGACCCTCCTGGGCCTTGTCGGGTTCCTGGCCTGGCGCAACGAGCAGAAGACGGTCTGGTGCTTCGTGAAGGACAGCCTGGGCAACGTGGTACAGGCTGATCCTGACCGCTTCCTGCGTGCAGGCGAACCCCGTACCGAGGTGGACATCAAGGGCTTCACCCGGCGCTGGGTGCTGGACAGCCACGCCTGGACCCCCCTAGACGTGAAGGACAAGCTGAACCTCGCGCTCCGGGTCGTGGAGCCCAAGGCTCGGGAGGTGGTCAAGCGCGGCCTGCGCCTCGCGGA
Encoded here:
- a CDS encoding type IV secretion system protein; this translates as MLALAAPQTFFMDKLVNDVLDVGAVFFEKEITWIALAILGFCLFFHLVAGAGELAEEPRNCRFFKARWWMRIAFCLALLASYRVTFEGFARSAMPTFMSSFAGSWYEIWSGQLDAKDELEKMHHDNQDVKKAEVTTTRQGEQDQAWWSKAMAWSVDALVTALGIALSSLAGMFITVLILIQGFWVLGINTVLLGIGPLCIAFLAHEATEGIFWAWAKAWLVYGLLYLPMLGLGAKMAGVVFKGITSMVAGSDVVFGDGSDIAMHFIYALLGPLCALAVVQAIPSFLSHLLVAAVSGHGSEVVPAALAASASAATRPEAGSLGSAGMAPAIASGGTTMRFEATRSASPIATAEALGTQPGPADPA